GAGCCGGGAATGGAAGAGACGTAGCGTTGGTTCATCATCCCCCCTGTTCCGCCATGCTCAATTTCATTTATGACAACAAGACGACGCTCATTTTCGGAAAAGGAACCCAGCATGAGGCAGGCAGGCTCCTGAAACCGTTCGGCAAAAAAATCCTGCTCCATTACGGAGGCGGCAGCATCAGGCGCTCCGGCCTGTATGACTCCATTACGGCATCCCTGAAAGCCGCAGGCGTGGAATATGAGGAACTTGGCGGCGTTCAGCCCAACCCCACGCTGCCCCTGGTGTACGAAGGCATCCGCCTGTGCCGGGAACACGGCCTGGGCATGGTGCTGGCCGTGGGAGGAGGCAGCGTGATTGATTCCTCCAAGGCAATCGCTCTGGGCGTTCCTTACGGCGGAGACGTCTGGGACCTGTACCTTTCCAAAAAACAGCCGGATTTTGAACCGCTGCCCGTCGCCACGGTGCTGACCATCCCCGCCGCCGGCAGCGAAAGCAGCCCCAACACGGTCATCACGAATGAAGAAACCAGGAGAAAGCTGGGCTACGGGGCTCCCGCCCTGCGGCCCGTGTTCAGCATCATCAATCCGGAGCTGTTCTTCACCCTTCCCCACCGCCAGATGGCCAACGGCGTAAGCGACATGATGAGCCACATTTTCGAGCGCTATTTCACCCGGACCCTCCATACGGACCTTTCCGACGGCCTGTGCGAGGCCACCCTGCGCACCATCATGAGAAACGCCCGCATCCTAAACGGCAACCTGCATGATTACGATGCCTGGGCGGAAATAGCCTTCTCCGGCAACATCGCCCATAACAACCTGCTGGGCGTGGGCCGGGAGCAGGACTGGGCCTGCCACGCCATGGAACACGAACTCAGCGCCCTGTACCATGTGGACCACGGAGCGGGCCTGGCCGTCGTCACGCCCGCATGGATGAAGTACGTTTCCCCCCGGCACCGGGACATGTTCCTTCAATTTTCCCTCAACGTGATGCGCGTGGAAGGCTCCTGCCGGGAGACGGAAACCATCATCCGGGAAGGCATCGCCAGACTGGAAGGATTTTACAGGGAACTGGGGCTGCCCACATCCATGGAGGAACTGGGAATCCGGCCTGAAGATTTTCCGCTGATGGCGGAACAGGCCATCAGCGTACGCGGCCCCGTCGGAGGACTGGAAAGGCTGGATGCGGAAGACGTCCGAAACATCTACCGGCTGGCCTGCCGCAATGGCGGGAACTGATTGCCGGCCGCCCGAAAAGAACGGTACAGGGAAGCGGCTCTGGCCCTGCTCCGCCGGAAAGCCTGCGGCCCCATCCGCCACAGCGCACCTCACGCCGGCAGTGCGGAAACCGAAGCATGACCGGAAAAAGGAAAGACAGGGAAGATACCGTCCGGAGCATGCAGTCACCCATCAATCATCTGGAATGAAACAGGGCTGCATGTTGACAGTCAGCCTTTCATGAAT
This genomic stretch from Akkermansia biwaensis harbors:
- a CDS encoding iron-containing alcohol dehydrogenase, yielding MLNFIYDNKTTLIFGKGTQHEAGRLLKPFGKKILLHYGGGSIRRSGLYDSITASLKAAGVEYEELGGVQPNPTLPLVYEGIRLCREHGLGMVLAVGGGSVIDSSKAIALGVPYGGDVWDLYLSKKQPDFEPLPVATVLTIPAAGSESSPNTVITNEETRRKLGYGAPALRPVFSIINPELFFTLPHRQMANGVSDMMSHIFERYFTRTLHTDLSDGLCEATLRTIMRNARILNGNLHDYDAWAEIAFSGNIAHNNLLGVGREQDWACHAMEHELSALYHVDHGAGLAVVTPAWMKYVSPRHRDMFLQFSLNVMRVEGSCRETETIIREGIARLEGFYRELGLPTSMEELGIRPEDFPLMAEQAISVRGPVGGLERLDAEDVRNIYRLACRNGGN